From a single Bacillus sp. NEB1478 genomic region:
- a CDS encoding ABC transporter ATP-binding protein: MISKIRGLFHAIKPYLSMKDVLRTFRLVAPFIRKYWKSYVVLFILLGVDIASILGFAWFFGNIADAAVHADLEQIKDLAFIGIMLTSISIGSNFLSIYCDMVATNAIKKDLKNHLLNHILRLPEASTSKVHSGELLSHFTNDIHSIDGLIGSSLINFIKLPLIYVAVFIYLIKINWVLCLLSMMIAPVAMISSIGIGMLLRRNSRLIHDLYAQINSILNEIFQGLPVIRSFLMEKSFYEKHTHKNEQLYRLELQNAKLQGWFSSGGQLVSSLSYLISISLGAYFVSVKVMTVGALLTFINLVHHLVYPLTDIASKWAGFQHSISALERIFRILELPPDSNELPSFHQSFDKGTSITLNKVTFSYEENISVFRDFSIEIPANKTIALVGPSGAGKSTLFNLLQGFYKPESGKILLNGVSTEKLSIAELRSAISYVPQETYLFAGTIRENLLLARSGITDNELITAAKSAYIHNFICSLPEGYDTEIGERGIKLSGGQKQRIAIARAILKDTPILLLDEATSALDNETEHHVQKALKQLMKGRTTIIIAHRLSTIQDSDLIMVLDKGEIVQSGTHQELIEAKGLYRKLQGKPLNNRLKVYEGNYVKGENLPWINP; this comes from the coding sequence ATGATTTCAAAAATTAGAGGGTTATTCCATGCAATAAAACCATACCTATCCATGAAGGATGTTTTGAGAACCTTTCGATTAGTGGCTCCTTTTATCAGAAAATATTGGAAATCTTATGTTGTATTATTTATATTACTTGGTGTTGATATTGCATCTATACTAGGATTTGCATGGTTTTTTGGAAACATTGCAGATGCAGCTGTTCATGCGGATCTAGAACAAATTAAAGACTTGGCATTTATCGGAATAATGCTGACATCCATAAGTATTGGCTCCAATTTCTTAAGTATTTATTGTGACATGGTCGCAACGAACGCGATTAAAAAAGATCTAAAGAACCATCTTTTAAATCATATATTGCGTTTACCGGAAGCTTCTACTTCTAAAGTACATTCTGGCGAACTGCTATCGCATTTCACGAATGACATACATAGTATTGATGGTTTAATAGGAAGCAGTTTAATTAACTTTATCAAACTACCTTTAATATATGTTGCTGTTTTTATTTATTTAATCAAAATTAATTGGGTTTTGTGTTTACTGAGTATGATGATTGCGCCTGTTGCTATGATTTCAAGTATTGGAATCGGCATGCTGCTTAGACGTAATAGCAGGTTAATTCACGATTTATACGCGCAGATCAATAGTATATTGAATGAAATCTTTCAAGGATTACCTGTTATTCGTTCGTTTCTAATGGAGAAAAGTTTTTATGAAAAACATACACATAAAAATGAGCAGCTCTATCGACTGGAGCTGCAAAATGCAAAACTTCAAGGGTGGTTCAGTTCGGGAGGTCAATTAGTAAGTTCGCTTTCATATTTAATTAGTATCTCATTAGGTGCTTATTTTGTGTCGGTAAAAGTGATGACGGTGGGAGCGTTACTGACTTTTATTAATTTGGTACACCATCTTGTTTATCCTTTGACAGACATAGCTTCTAAATGGGCAGGTTTTCAGCATTCTATATCTGCGTTAGAAAGGATATTTAGAATATTGGAGTTGCCGCCGGATTCTAATGAATTACCATCCTTCCATCAATCCTTCGATAAAGGTACATCCATAACATTAAATAAAGTGACATTCAGCTATGAAGAAAATATAAGTGTTTTTCGAGATTTTTCGATAGAAATCCCTGCTAATAAAACAATCGCACTAGTTGGTCCTAGCGGAGCAGGAAAAAGTACGTTGTTCAATCTTTTGCAAGGATTTTACAAGCCAGAATCAGGCAAAATACTATTGAATGGTGTATCAACTGAAAAGCTAAGTATAGCTGAACTCCGAAGTGCCATTTCATATGTGCCTCAGGAAACATATTTATTTGCCGGAACGATTAGAGAAAATTTGTTGCTGGCACGTTCAGGTATTACGGACAATGAATTAATAACTGCTGCAAAATCTGCTTATATTCATAATTTTATTTGTTCTCTTCCAGAAGGATATGACACAGAAATTGGTGAGCGGGGTATTAAATTGTCAGGCGGACAAAAACAACGAATTGCTATTGCTCGTGCCATTTTAAAAGATACTCCGATCCTATTGCTTGATGAAGCAACGTCTGCTTTAGACAATGAAACTGAACATCACGTTCAAAAAGCACTCAAGCAATTAATGAAAGGTCGTACAACCATAATCATTGCCCACCGTCTTTCTACTATTCAGGATTCTGATCTCATTATGGTTCTTGATAAAGGTGAAATCGTGCAAAGCGGTACACATCAAGAATTAATAGAAGCAAAGGGGTTATATCGAAAACTTCAAGGTAAGCCGTTAAACAACCGTTTAAAAGTTTACGAAGGGAATTACGTTAAGGGGGAAAATCTGCCTTGGATCAATCCATAA
- a CDS encoding acyltransferase, translated as MKRLYSNFSKVDKLLDSNVSIYLDFIRGLSAILVVMEHLSSRLFVGYGNIESPNILVNLLYMLNILGGPAVIVFFVLSGLFISRSVLKAFYDDKWSWKTYLINRLSRLLVVLVPALLLTLVLDIIAVKFFEYEGYTNAYINLKNFVGNLFFLQNVYVGVYGSNAPLWSLNYEFWYYILFPTLLLLLFSKKRKLVMFFYFSLAILIISTVGMRMNTYFVIWLIGTSILLLPKANLLKHRFVPIASFVLLLVVLPVRPLVMTGRLFTDQWTENLFLVDLLIGLVFGLFIYSLLHVTSNRIKNIEFNWIGGGSRRLAGFSFSLYLIHYPIINTVYYWVAKNGFSGLQPNLGSIALEMLLIILICMIAFYFSRITEAQTFRVRRFLEVKTNSNRNQVRNKQNLAG; from the coding sequence ATGAAAAGATTATATTCCAATTTCTCAAAAGTGGACAAATTACTAGACAGTAATGTTTCAATTTACTTAGATTTTATTCGCGGATTATCGGCAATCTTAGTAGTGATGGAACACTTAAGTTCCAGATTGTTTGTGGGATACGGTAACATAGAAAGCCCTAACATTCTAGTCAATTTATTGTACATGCTTAACATTCTAGGTGGTCCAGCAGTTATCGTCTTTTTTGTCTTAAGTGGCTTATTCATTTCGAGATCTGTATTAAAAGCGTTTTACGACGATAAATGGTCATGGAAAACCTATTTGATAAACCGGCTTTCAAGACTATTGGTCGTATTGGTTCCAGCTTTATTACTTACTTTAGTTTTAGACATTATTGCTGTTAAATTCTTTGAATACGAAGGTTACACGAATGCTTATATTAATCTAAAGAACTTCGTTGGTAATTTATTTTTTCTGCAAAACGTATATGTAGGTGTTTATGGATCCAATGCTCCTCTGTGGAGTCTTAATTATGAGTTTTGGTACTATATATTGTTCCCTACTCTTTTACTGCTTTTATTTAGTAAAAAAAGGAAATTAGTTATGTTTTTTTATTTTTCGTTAGCAATTTTAATTATCTCTACAGTTGGGATGAGGATGAATACATATTTTGTGATTTGGTTAATAGGTACGTCTATTCTGTTATTGCCAAAAGCGAATCTATTAAAGCATCGATTCGTTCCTATTGCATCATTTGTTTTATTACTTGTCGTTTTGCCTGTGAGACCCCTTGTGATGACGGGGAGATTATTTACTGATCAGTGGACAGAGAATTTATTTCTTGTCGATCTTTTAATCGGGTTAGTATTTGGTTTATTTATATATTCACTACTGCACGTTACGTCTAATAGAATCAAAAACATAGAATTCAATTGGATTGGGGGAGGATCTAGACGTTTAGCCGGGTTTTCATTTAGTCTTTATCTCATTCATTACCCTATTATCAATACAGTTTATTACTGGGTTGCTAAAAATGGTTTTTCAGGACTACAGCCGAACTTAGGATCAATAGCTTTAGAAATGCTTCTAATTATATTAATTTGTATGATTGCCTTTTACTTTTCGAGAATAACTGAAGCCCAAACATTTAGAGTACGAAGATTTCTTGAAGTTAAAACTAACTCAAATCGAAATCAAGTTCGAAACAAACAAAATCTTGCCGGTTAA
- a CDS encoding signal peptidase I, translating into MLVNQVTVDLIQRVVKVNGNILLPANGKSMFPFIRQGDICHFKACHPSMIKKGDIVLFVMPSNQLVAHRFIKTIHVDNRVSYLFKGDTNLLFDEPVLSDQIIGKMIMIERRNKSIDLSNNWSNLWGLLIIHLPMMSKILRKVTYRKEDFQY; encoded by the coding sequence ATGCTAGTTAATCAAGTTACGGTAGATTTAATTCAACGAGTAGTAAAGGTAAATGGGAATATACTTCTTCCCGCCAACGGAAAAAGCATGTTCCCTTTCATTAGACAAGGTGACATCTGTCATTTTAAGGCTTGTCATCCTTCGATGATTAAAAAAGGGGACATAGTGTTATTTGTTATGCCTTCTAATCAACTGGTTGCTCACAGATTTATTAAAACGATACATGTAGACAATCGAGTATCTTATCTATTTAAAGGAGATACAAATCTACTATTTGATGAACCTGTCTTATCAGATCAAATTATTGGAAAGATGATAATGATCGAAAGAAGAAATAAATCAATAGATTTGAGTAATAATTGGAGTAATCTTTGGGGCTTATTAATCATTCACCTTCCAATGATGTCTAAGATTTTGCGAAAAGTTACATACAGGAAGGAAGATTTCCAATATTAA
- a CDS encoding nucleotidyltransferase family protein, protein MDQSIIQSLFDEDVKLPTDDSDYQDFMQQNDFLTIGATVYSLLKKQNKLHLTPEFFQNKLKDIYTHTFYKNIFIKNQTSQLLNEFENQGIEVIPLKGPLFTERYFGDIGARFSSDIDLLIRKKDLDKAAICIRKLGFSHEKNELPSHFNRGFYKELPDSPCPLAVELHWNLVDENTSNINLEVIWKSSEAYQSTCTYVKELSDYHTFYMIVLHGWRHNLDSLKYDFDIVQMITVLTNRLNYERLIDDAEIQLTKRRLIRTLSILYERYPFLTSIKTFPDFIHKKTVAIPEERSLKRYATFLDYQFLSYDSFGHRLRELKLWFFPSKKEISFLLGRKSGSSLFGNYVILYKKRLFTILKVFWS, encoded by the coding sequence TTGGATCAATCCATAATCCAATCATTATTTGACGAGGACGTGAAACTGCCGACAGATGATAGCGATTACCAAGACTTTATGCAGCAAAATGACTTTTTAACGATAGGTGCAACAGTATATTCTCTTCTGAAAAAACAAAATAAACTTCATCTAACTCCTGAATTTTTTCAGAACAAACTCAAGGACATTTACACCCATACATTTTATAAAAATATCTTTATCAAAAACCAAACAAGTCAACTTTTAAATGAATTTGAAAATCAAGGAATCGAGGTAATTCCATTAAAGGGACCATTATTCACAGAAAGATACTTCGGAGACATTGGGGCACGCTTTTCTTCGGATATTGATTTGTTAATCCGAAAAAAAGACTTGGATAAAGCGGCAATTTGTATTAGGAAATTAGGTTTTTCACATGAAAAAAATGAGCTTCCTTCTCATTTTAATCGTGGTTTCTATAAAGAGCTGCCGGACTCTCCATGTCCGCTAGCGGTGGAATTACATTGGAACCTTGTGGATGAAAACACTTCAAATATTAACTTGGAAGTGATCTGGAAGAGTTCTGAAGCATACCAGTCCACATGTACATATGTGAAAGAACTTTCAGATTATCATACATTTTACATGATTGTTCTTCATGGCTGGAGGCATAATTTAGATAGTCTCAAGTATGATTTTGACATTGTACAAATGATTACGGTCCTTACAAATAGGTTGAATTATGAAAGATTAATAGATGATGCAGAAATTCAACTTACTAAAAGAAGACTTATTAGAACATTATCGATTTTATATGAGCGTTATCCTTTTTTAACAAGTATTAAAACTTTTCCTGATTTTATTCATAAAAAAACAGTTGCAATTCCTGAAGAAAGGTCTTTAAAAAGGTATGCCACTTTTCTGGATTATCAGTTTCTAAGTTATGATTCCTTTGGACATCGTTTGAGAGAATTAAAGCTATGGTTTTTTCCATCCAAGAAGGAAATTTCCTTTTTGTTAGGAAGAAAGAGTGGCTCATCCCTTTTCGGTAATTATGTAATTCTTTATAAAAAAAGGCTGTTTACAATTCTTAAGGTGTTTTGGTCATAA
- the yidC gene encoding membrane protein insertase YidC: MKFIETITHPFSESLYFIANIFNGNYGLAVIAITLVIRLVLFPLFVKQAKQQKEMRVNMDAMKAELDMIQEKYKASKKPEDKKMQQEETINLYKKHNINPLSMGCLPMLIQIPIVTGMYRAVVETSAISNHHFWIFNFAHSSLLLACIAGLIYYFQGKFGQDAASTQSNMKWMMLLSPISIFVFSITSPAILPFYWAINGVLLCIQSLLIKKMI; the protein is encoded by the coding sequence TTGAAATTTATTGAGACTATTACGCATCCATTCAGTGAATCATTGTATTTTATTGCCAATATTTTTAACGGTAATTATGGTTTAGCGGTGATTGCCATTACGCTAGTCATTCGCCTTGTATTGTTCCCGCTTTTTGTAAAGCAGGCCAAACAGCAAAAAGAGATGCGTGTTAATATGGACGCAATGAAAGCAGAATTAGATATGATCCAGGAGAAGTATAAGGCTAGTAAAAAGCCTGAGGATAAAAAGATGCAGCAAGAGGAAACAATAAATCTTTACAAGAAACATAATATAAATCCTTTATCTATGGGATGTCTTCCGATGCTGATTCAAATTCCGATTGTGACGGGGATGTATCGAGCTGTAGTTGAAACTTCGGCCATATCCAATCACCATTTTTGGATATTTAATTTCGCCCATTCAAGTCTACTATTGGCATGTATCGCCGGGTTGATCTACTATTTTCAAGGGAAATTTGGTCAGGATGCGGCATCAACTCAGTCAAATATGAAATGGATGATGCTGCTATCCCCTATTTCTATCTTTGTATTTTCGATTACAAGTCCTGCAATACTGCCTTTTTATTGGGCGATTAATGGAGTACTTCTTTGTATTCAATCTCTTTTAATAAAAAAAATGATTTAA
- a CDS encoding anti-repressor SinI family protein, with protein MFIVRYAECFDQEWMKLILQAKEQGITLEEIQAFLKTGEVQS; from the coding sequence ATGTTCATCGTTCGTTATGCTGAATGTTTTGATCAGGAGTGGATGAAACTTATTTTACAGGCAAAGGAACAAGGAATTACGTTAGAAGAAATTCAAGCATTCCTCAAGACAGGAGAGGTGCAATCATGA
- a CDS encoding PqqD family protein, which translates to MGDDLLMKTFIQQKQCDVTLLDDELIILDTQYHTITKLNHVGGFCWSLLSEPVTIDLLVDAVRKKYDIEDSQLKVQQDLERFLSELIKCGLVKHAS; encoded by the coding sequence TTGGGAGATGATCTCTTAATGAAGACATTTATACAGCAAAAACAATGTGATGTAACTTTATTAGATGATGAACTGATTATACTAGATACACAGTATCATACGATAACAAAACTAAATCATGTAGGGGGCTTTTGCTGGTCTTTGTTGTCTGAACCAGTGACCATTGATCTTTTAGTAGATGCGGTAAGAAAGAAATATGATATAGAGGATTCGCAATTAAAGGTTCAGCAAGACTTAGAAAGGTTCCTATCTGAGTTAATAAAATGTGGTTTGGTGAAACATGCTAGTTAA